The following nucleotide sequence is from Candidatus Kaelpia aquatica.
ATATTTTAGGTGGAGCATATCCTAAGTGCACTGCTATATCATAATGCTCCCTTGCTAAGTCAACCTGAGGAAGTTTTCTTTTCGCATAGACAACTGCTATAAGATAATGTGCATCCGAATAATCAGGTTTTATCTCAAGCGTTTTTTTTAGATAGCTTATGGCTTCCTCGTATTCTCCTTTTTTGAAGTAACAACGGCCTATCATGTAATAGCCTTGATAAAATTCTGGCGAGAGGATAATGGATTTTTGATACCCCCTTATTGCAGCGTCAAGTTCCTCTTTGCTGTAATATTCTTCTCCTTTTATGTAGCAGCTATATGTCTGTTCTTCTTTGTTTATCCAATGTGTTTTAATAAAAAAACATCCCCCTATTACAACAATTACTATTAAAAATAATCCCCCAAAAAATTTTCGGGAGTTACGTATATTCATAGCTATTCCTCCAAGTTAACTCACATAGTCATAAGCTTGCTTTATCAAGCACATTGTATAATCTAACTGGTCAGTAGAATTAATTTAAAAACCCTGTTTAATTTACCATAACCCTACCCGTACAAATATTAGATATAATTATATCTCTGAATTTCCTGTTTATATACACCTACTATATAATAAATAATTCAAGAAATACATGAGAATTTGAGAGGTTTTCTGGTAGGCTTAGCAAGGTGAACCATCTCAAAGCTATATCCAAACTATCTTTATCCACCCATATACTATTTTACTATACCGTAAAAAATCGCACTTTTTCCCATTAATTCTATAGCTATCTACAGGTTATCTATATAGATAAAACTAAAATCTTTTTTGCACAGGTAGGCCCTTGGTTTGACCATCCCCTTTGCATCTAAATGCTTTAGAAATAAAAAAGGCAGTAGAGTTAACCGCCACAATTTGTAATAACTTATTTTAACAAAACTCTCATATTTGACTTACGATTCTATTAATTTAAAAGACTTAATTTCCTTTAAAGAATATTAATAATCTATCAACCCTCCTCTTTCCAATGTAAGCGGAGATCCCGGCATACGCATTCCAATGAACATAAGACGTACATCATCAACTGGAGGCGTTCCGATTAAATCATAAATTTCCCCTGTGCTGGTATCTAATACTATAGCCCGAGACCCATAACCTAAAATATCTCTTTCTACAATTTCAATTTCATGCATTTCCAATGCAGTATAAATATCAAGAATTAACTCTTCTGATCCTCTATTACCTCCAACCAATCTTGACTCAATTGATTCCCCGTCAGCACCGTTATTCACCATATGATATTTCATACTGTTTATTCCACCCCTAACATCTGTAACAGCATCTAAATGAGCTAAAGCTCCTATTCCAGTAGTAGGATCATATAGCGTTATAATTACACACGGACCTGCTCCAAATGTAAGTAAATACGGCTGCTCAGTATCAGGGCTAGTCACACCAGCACTTCCCTGAAGTACGCTGACATAACTTCCATTGGGAGGAAGATTCATTGGGCTACGATATCTATCTGTTTGAGGTTGGATTTCTGCCAGTGCAGCTGCTAATTCATCACGTTCTTCTTGTCTTTCATCTTCCGTAGCCAACATTTCATCGGTTACATCAGGTAATTCTAAGGTATCCCGAAGCCAATCATACAAAGGCATATCTGAAGCCAAAGATAGCTTAACAGTTACTGTATCTCGAGGATGAAGAGCAAGAACTTTTGTAACATTTTGAGTTGTGGGGTCAACCTTTAAAGTA
It contains:
- a CDS encoding tetratricopeptide repeat protein, which codes for MNIRNSRKFFGGLFLIVIVVIGGCFFIKTHWINKEEQTYSCYIKGEEYYSKEELDAAIRGYQKSIILSPEFYQGYYMIGRCYFKKGEYEEAISYLKKTLEIKPDYSDAHYLIAVVYAKRKLPQVDLAREHYDIAVHLGYAPPKIFTRYLENLEEFYQGD